In the Passer domesticus isolate bPasDom1 chromosome 4, bPasDom1.hap1, whole genome shotgun sequence genome, one interval contains:
- the LOC135298693 gene encoding uncharacterized protein LOC135298693 isoform X3: protein MGKRFLAAARRRRRRSRPAGGGAEAVGNTSFGTGFGGPTPGVAALAGAVPKTHAGGETRGTSGKGSQITASTSDAGNKLRAAAELRAAPVSRRRGRTAVTQDPEVEPRRSARIAEQTRARAKQGSYTRSKVRSGCRHDT from the exons ATGGGGAAACGCTTTctcgcggcggcgcggcggcgacGGCGGCGGTCGCGACCGGCGGGGGGGGGCGCGGAAGCGGTGGGGAACACGAGTTTTGGCACGGGTTTTGGGGGACCCACACCGGGGGTGGCGGCCTTGGCGGGCGCCGTGCCAAAGACGCACGCGGGGGGCGAGACACGCGGGACATCCGGGAAGGGCTCCCAAATCACAGCGTCCACGTCAGACGCGGGGAACAAGCTCAGAGCAGCCGCGGAACTCCGAGCAGCACCCGTAAGTAGACGTAGGGGACGCACGGCGGTGACGCAGGACCCGGAAGTCGAACCGCGGCGGTCAGCTCGCATCGCGGAGCAAACACGGGCACGGGCGAAGCAGGGATCGTACACACGG agcaaGGTCCGAAGTGGGTGTCGGCACGACACGTGA
- the LOC135298693 gene encoding uncharacterized protein LOC135298693 isoform X2: MGKRFLAAARRRRRRSRPAGGGAEAVGNTSFGTGFGGPTPGVAALAGAVPKTHAGGETRGTSGKGSQITASTSDAGNKLRAAAELRAAPVSRRRGRTAVTQDPEVEPRRSARIAEQTRARAKQGSYTRVREQGPKWVSARHVKPFRTQEQKNTDPGNRETSTQTEEETQTTSNNLEETEE; this comes from the exons ATGGGGAAACGCTTTctcgcggcggcgcggcggcgacGGCGGCGGTCGCGACCGGCGGGGGGGGGCGCGGAAGCGGTGGGGAACACGAGTTTTGGCACGGGTTTTGGGGGACCCACACCGGGGGTGGCGGCCTTGGCGGGCGCCGTGCCAAAGACGCACGCGGGGGGCGAGACACGCGGGACATCCGGGAAGGGCTCCCAAATCACAGCGTCCACGTCAGACGCGGGGAACAAGCTCAGAGCAGCCGCGGAACTCCGAGCAGCACCCGTAAGTAGACGTAGGGGACGCACGGCGGTGACGCAGGACCCGGAAGTCGAACCGCGGCGGTCAGCTCGCATCGCGGAGCAAACACGGGCACGGGCGAAGCAGGGATCGTACACACGGGTACGGG agcaaGGTCCGAAGTGGGTGTCGGCACGACACGTGAAGCCGTTTCGAacgcaagaacaaaagaacacagatcccggaaacagagagacaagtactcagacagaggaggagactcaaactacaagcaataatctagaagaaacagaagaataa
- the LOC135298693 gene encoding uncharacterized protein LOC135298693 isoform X1 has translation MVIFSQKGGVMNFAMFMCFVSLPMVLNNKANLPVNQPEKNVWEALAQAADLDSICLTHSRPGRPFSACMIGLPVSEWPIPGHTAIEISQVVKDPVNEWYTWIHSLPVASSEPQELEIFGSMTMNVCMKFEISGTAKPNKTIDVTPSHEFYRNASAWCNNTMVTDKGSLQVPVQLPRGFFLICGDRIWHGIPANAKGGPCSIGRISMLTPDLKMQKEQKHKEKRSLQYFDENCDDRVYTWSKARRIAIAIFSPQAASGIALTQLDRMGCWLSKHAQSVSLALSDMLQDMNSVRQATLQNRAAIDYLLLAHGHGCKEFEGMCCMNLSDHSRSIHENIEKIEESVKKLGEITGSWIEDMAKFFDLSPLGKEILKIGFQILVILIVLLIVIPCILLCVRGVMSRVVKRVLLVQTEGGDVGAQYITPDVQSYRDNPWGARRPWNVAKSTWWLDFDPFKEMIPEGEEMRKFHV, from the coding sequence ATGGTGATATTTAGTCAGAAAGGCGGGGTGATGAACTTTGCaatgttcatgtgttttgtctcattgcCAATGGTTTTgaacaacaaagcaaatttaCCAGTCAATCAGccagagaaaaatgtttgggaaGCTTTAGCCCAAGCAGCAGATTTAGATAGCATTTGCCTGACGCACTCCAGACCAGGGAGGCCATTTTCAGCATGCATGATTGGATTGCCAGTGAGTGAATGGCCAattccaggacacactgcaatcGAGATCTCACAGGTCGTTAAAGATCCTGTGAATGAATGGTATACTTGGATACATTCTcttcctgtggcttcttctgAACCTCAGGAATTGGAGATTTTCGGGTCCATGACAATGAATGTATGcatgaaatttgaaatttcaggtacagcaaagccaaacaaaactattGATGTTACTCCCAGTCATGAATTCTACAGAAATGCGTCAGCCTGGTGCAACAACACCATGGTGACAGACAAAGGGTCACTCCAAGTCCCAGTGCAACTGCCAAGGGGattctttttgatttgtggAGACAGGATTTGGCATGGTATTCCTGCGAATGCCAAGGGAGGTCCATGCAGCATTGGAAGAATTTCAATGCTGACGCCAGATTTAAAGatgcagaaagaacaaaaacataaagaaaaaagatctttaCAGTATTTCGATGAGAATTGTGATGACAGGGTTTACACTTGGAGCAAGGCAAGGAGGATTGCGATAGCAATTTTCTCACCTCAGGCAGCATCAGGAATTGCTTTGACTCAATTGGATCGTATGGGTTGTTGGCTAAGCAAGCATGCTCAATCAGTCTCTCTTGCACTGAGTGACATGTTACAAGACATGAACAGTGTAAGACAGGcaactctgcaaaacagagcagcaatcgattATCTTTTGCTTGCTCACGGCCATGGGTGCAAAGAATTTGAAGGAATGTGCTGTATGAATCTCTCCGACCATTCCAGGtcaattcatgaaaatattgaaaaaatagaGGAGAGTGTGAAGAAACTTGGCGAGATCACAGGATCTTGGATTGAGGACATGGCAAAGTTTTTTGATCTTTcacctttgggaaaagaaattttaaagataGGGTTTCAAATTTTGGTGATTCTCATAGTTCTCTTGATTGTAATCCCAtgcattcttttgtgtgtgcGGGGTGTCATGAGTCGAGTTGTAAAGAGGGTGCTTTTGGTGCAaacagaagggggagatgtgggagctcagtacatcactccggatgtccagagctaccgagacaacccttggggggctcggaggccctggaatgttgccaaaagtacctggtggcttgactttgatccttttaaagaaatgatacctgaaggtgaggagatgagaaaatttcatgtctaa